One genomic region from Candidatus Endomicrobiellum trichonymphae encodes:
- the panB gene encoding 3-methyl-2-oxobutanoate hydroxymethyltransferase produces the protein MKKKTVLTILKKKQSGEKITMLTCYDYVTAKLISSQDIDVLLVGDSLGNVKLGYENTLSVTVDDMIYHTKSVKRGNDGALLITDMPFMSYEITVEDAVKNAARIVKEGGAEAVKVEGGIEIVDRVKAISDAKVPIVGHLGLTPQSINKFGGFKIQGRTEEERGRLIADAEALEKTGAFAVVLEAVPEQLAKEVTERLKIPTIGIGSGRYCDGQVLVVDDMLGMFTDFTPKFVKKYAEIGEMVRTAVKNYIDEVKKGQFPREENTYK, from the coding sequence ATGAAGAAAAAAACGGTTTTAACGATTTTAAAGAAAAAACAGTCCGGCGAAAAAATAACAATGCTTACCTGTTATGATTATGTTACTGCAAAGCTTATTTCCTCACAGGATATTGATGTGTTGCTTGTAGGAGATTCTCTCGGCAACGTTAAACTTGGCTACGAGAATACTCTTTCCGTTACAGTCGACGATATGATATACCATACAAAATCCGTAAAAAGAGGTAATGACGGCGCTTTGCTTATTACTGATATGCCGTTTATGTCTTATGAAATAACTGTTGAAGATGCTGTTAAAAATGCGGCAAGAATTGTTAAGGAAGGCGGAGCAGAAGCGGTAAAAGTTGAGGGCGGAATTGAAATTGTAGATAGGGTTAAGGCAATTTCGGACGCGAAAGTTCCTATCGTCGGACATTTAGGGCTTACCCCGCAGTCGATAAATAAATTCGGCGGTTTTAAAATTCAGGGAAGAACGGAAGAAGAGCGCGGGAGACTGATTGCCGATGCTGAAGCACTAGAGAAAACCGGCGCATTTGCGGTCGTTTTGGAGGCTGTTCCCGAACAGCTTGCAAAAGAAGTTACAGAGCGCTTGAAAATTCCTACGATAGGCATAGGTTCAGGCCGTTATTGCGACGGACAGGTTTTAGTTGTTGACGATATGCTGGGAATGTTTACTGATTTTACGCCTAAATTTGTAAAAAAATATGCCGAAATTGGCGAAATGGTGCGAACTGCAGTAAAAAACTATATAGATGAAGTAAAAAAAGGACAATTCCCGCGTGAAGAGAATACATATAAATGA
- the panC gene encoding pantoate--beta-alanine ligase — protein sequence MKIIKNASQMQKIALRHIKDGDEIGLVPTMGALHEGHISLIAKSVKNDDITIVSIFVNPIQFGPNEDYLKYPRPVKKDKEICKKNHVDYVFMPSVNDMFPADHKTFIEVKTLQDILCGAFRINHFKGVATVVAKLFNISCADRAYFGMKDFQQLKIIEKMGKDLNFRTKIILCSIVRERNGLALSSRNSYLSAEGKKRSLNISKSLKEAAEDFKRRDLNFVKKTVINKLKKIPGSEIDYAEIVNFDDLLPADKNTKKAVFAVAVWIGKTRLIDNIMMIKDKDS from the coding sequence ATGAAAATTATAAAAAATGCTTCGCAGATGCAGAAAATTGCTTTAAGACATATTAAAGACGGTGATGAAATAGGACTTGTCCCTACAATGGGAGCTTTGCATGAAGGTCATATTTCTTTGATTGCAAAGTCTGTAAAAAATGATGATATCACTATAGTATCGATTTTTGTAAATCCGATACAATTTGGTCCCAATGAAGATTATTTAAAGTACCCTAGACCTGTCAAAAAAGATAAGGAAATCTGTAAAAAAAATCATGTGGATTATGTTTTTATGCCGTCGGTAAACGATATGTTTCCGGCGGATCATAAAACTTTTATAGAAGTAAAAACCTTGCAGGATATTTTATGCGGAGCGTTCAGGATAAATCATTTCAAAGGTGTTGCCACAGTTGTTGCAAAACTTTTTAACATATCGTGCGCCGACAGAGCCTATTTTGGAATGAAAGATTTTCAACAGCTTAAGATTATAGAGAAAATGGGTAAAGATTTAAATTTCAGGACTAAAATTATTCTATGTTCTATCGTAAGGGAAAGAAACGGTCTTGCTCTTTCAAGCAGAAATTCTTATTTGAGCGCTGAAGGAAAAAAGAGAAGCTTAAATATTTCTAAAAGTTTAAAAGAAGCAGCGGAAGATTTTAAACGCAGAGATTTAAATTTTGTCAAGAAAACTGTCATAAATAAACTCAAGAAAATACCGGGAAGCGAAATTGATTATGCTGAAATTGTAAATTTTGACGATTTGTTGCCAGCTGATAAGAATACGAAAAAAGCAGTTTTTGCGGTAGCCGTATGGATAGGAAAAACAAGACTCATAGATAACATTATGATGATAAAGGATAAAGATAGCTAA
- the nadB gene encoding L-aspartate oxidase: MISSDYLVIGSGIAGLSLALKASKNGSVSLITKKKLFDSATGKAQGGIACVMDESDSFEAHVRDTIVSGAGLCNEKMVEKMVVEGPERIRELIVLGVEFTKKKDSDSKFELALEGGHGKRRILHAGDITGNEIERVLIRNIEKYKNITVYEYHTAIDLILNKDRICRGVYVFDSENNNTEIFEAKVTALTCGGAGKTYLYTSNPDVATGDAVAMAYRAGADIANMEFVQFHPTCLHSSDARSFLISEAVRGEGAVLKLKDGGSFVEKYNPQKELASRDVVARAIDCELKSSGEKFVYLDITAKSKDFLMKRFPNIYAKCLEYGIDISRDMIPVVPAAHFFCGGVVIDENGRSSIKNLYAAGETACSGVHGANRLASNSLLEGVVYADRIYKDSLQFLRKEYSKIDVKPIGNIKSSLNKSAVFVQKKEEVRRLTWDYLGISRSNEGLLKAQEKIDVLKVEIEQCFKKAPFTIDGIEVRNMMFIAEMIARSAIQRKESRGLHFNTDYLFLLPDVKDTVINIR, encoded by the coding sequence ATGATAAGTTCGGACTATTTGGTTATAGGGAGCGGCATAGCGGGCCTTAGTTTGGCATTGAAAGCATCAAAAAACGGCAGCGTTTCTTTGATTACAAAGAAAAAACTGTTTGATTCGGCTACGGGGAAAGCGCAGGGTGGTATTGCTTGCGTTATGGATGAGTCCGACTCTTTTGAAGCGCACGTACGTGATACGATAGTTTCTGGAGCAGGACTTTGCAATGAGAAGATGGTTGAAAAAATGGTTGTAGAAGGTCCAGAAAGAATAAGAGAGCTTATAGTGCTCGGCGTTGAATTTACTAAAAAGAAAGATTCTGATTCGAAGTTTGAGTTGGCTCTTGAGGGCGGACACGGTAAGAGAAGAATTCTTCATGCCGGAGATATAACCGGAAATGAAATAGAAAGAGTTTTGATAAGAAATATAGAAAAATATAAAAATATAACTGTTTATGAGTATCATACAGCAATAGATTTGATTTTAAATAAGGATAGAATTTGCAGGGGTGTGTATGTTTTTGATAGTGAAAATAATAATACGGAAATTTTTGAGGCAAAAGTGACAGCTTTAACTTGCGGCGGCGCTGGAAAAACGTATTTATATACTTCAAACCCCGATGTTGCCACAGGTGACGCGGTAGCTATGGCATACAGAGCCGGAGCGGACATTGCGAATATGGAATTCGTCCAGTTTCATCCAACGTGTTTGCACAGTAGCGATGCTAGATCTTTTTTAATATCTGAAGCAGTACGCGGTGAGGGCGCTGTTTTAAAACTTAAAGACGGCGGATCGTTTGTTGAAAAATACAATCCTCAAAAAGAACTTGCTTCGCGTGATGTTGTGGCAAGAGCGATAGACTGTGAATTGAAATCCAGCGGCGAAAAATTTGTTTATTTGGATATCACCGCAAAGAGTAAAGATTTTCTTATGAAAAGATTTCCGAATATCTATGCAAAATGCCTTGAATACGGCATAGATATTTCAAGGGATATGATTCCGGTGGTTCCCGCGGCGCATTTCTTCTGCGGGGGCGTTGTGATAGATGAAAACGGCAGGAGTAGCATTAAGAATCTTTACGCGGCGGGGGAAACCGCGTGTTCCGGCGTACACGGAGCAAACCGACTTGCTTCAAACTCTCTTCTTGAGGGAGTTGTCTATGCAGACAGGATATATAAAGACTCGTTGCAATTTTTAAGAAAAGAGTATTCAAAAATTGACGTCAAGCCTATTGGCAATATAAAGTCTTCTTTAAATAAATCTGCTGTTTTTGTGCAGAAAAAGGAAGAAGTGAGACGATTGACTTGGGATTATCTAGGTATTTCGCGTTCAAACGAAGGACTTTTAAAAGCGCAGGAAAAAATAGATGTTTTGAAGGTTGAAATAGAGCAGTGTTTCAAAAAAGCGCCTTTTACGATAGACGGGATCGAAGTGAGAAATATGATGTTTATAGCAGAAATGATTGCGCGTTCAGCGATACAGAGAAAAGAGAGCAGAGGACTGCATTTTAATACGGATTATTTGTTTCTTCTGCCTGATGTGAAAGACACAGTAATAAACATAAGATGA
- the uvrA gene encoding excinuclease ABC subunit UvrA has protein sequence MDIIKIRGARQHNLKNIDLDIPRNKLIVITGLSGSGKSSLAFDTIYAEGQRRYVESLSAYARQFLELMEKPDVDIIEGLSPAISIEQRNPLHNPRSTVGTVTEVYDYLRLLFAKVGVPHCPKCGKIIRPQSAQQIIDEIMKMPAATVIHILSPLIKGRTGTYEELFSRLAKSGYSRVRVDNEVYLLDEKIELNRYKKHTIDIVIDRITLNENLRSRVAASIETALKESKGTVSVAVIKNGKSIAETVYSEQYACTDCGINLSDIEPRLFSFNLPFGACPECGGLGNKIEIDENLVVPDKNRSVRHGAIIAWSEPITTKTNRWKNSWGGYYRELLTEVARKNKISLIVPWEELIREHQKILLYGQDDFEGVITNMQRRYNETESAFVREEIYNKYMTRKICPLCGGQRLKREALSVLVGGKSISDVTKMSVEKSFDFFDKIRFGGKDKIISKAVLKEIHERLRFLNNVGLGYLSLERESGTLSGGEAQRIHLATQIGSGLTGVLYVLDEPSIGLHQKDNYKLLETLIKLRDLGNTLIVVEHDEDTMRRADRIIDLGPGAGVYGGHIVAEGNAKEIVKFKNSLTGQYLKGVLQIPVPKKRKQLSDKCLTVEGASQFNLKNIDVHIPIGLFICVTGVSGSGKSTLVHEIVYKSIAHKLYGSKEKPGKFKNMDGLENIDKVVIVDQSPIGRTPRSNPVTYTGAFSIIRDLFAWVPEAKARGYQPGRFSFNVKGGRCENCQGDGTLKTEMQFLPDIYVRCDVCGGRRFNEETLQIKYKGRNIDEVLNMTVEESVKFFENIPVLKRILSTIEDVGLGYIRIGQQATMLSGGEAQRVKLAAELSKKATGRTMYILDEPTTGLHFADVSKLLEVLQRFSYAGNTVLVIEHNLDVIKTADWLIDLGPEGGERGGRLVAEGTPEDVMKNPKSFTGYYLRNHINRHK, from the coding sequence ATGGACATAATCAAAATTCGCGGCGCGCGGCAACACAATTTAAAAAATATAGATCTTGACATACCGAGAAATAAACTTATCGTGATTACGGGTTTGTCCGGTTCCGGCAAATCTTCTCTTGCTTTTGACACGATTTATGCTGAAGGTCAAAGAAGATATGTTGAATCTCTATCCGCTTATGCAAGACAGTTTTTGGAACTTATGGAAAAGCCCGATGTTGATATTATTGAAGGTTTGTCTCCGGCAATTTCAATAGAACAAAGAAATCCGTTGCATAATCCGCGATCTACAGTGGGAACAGTAACAGAAGTTTACGATTATTTAAGGCTTTTGTTTGCAAAAGTAGGTGTTCCGCACTGTCCTAAATGCGGCAAGATAATCCGTCCTCAGTCCGCTCAGCAGATAATTGATGAAATTATGAAGATGCCTGCTGCTACTGTAATTCATATTTTGTCACCGCTTATAAAAGGAAGAACTGGCACTTATGAGGAACTTTTTTCTCGTCTTGCGAAAAGCGGATATTCGAGAGTAAGAGTTGACAATGAAGTTTATCTGCTTGATGAAAAGATAGAGTTGAACAGATATAAAAAACATACTATAGATATAGTAATAGACAGAATAACACTTAATGAAAATTTACGTTCAAGAGTCGCTGCTTCGATTGAAACAGCTTTAAAAGAGTCAAAAGGGACAGTGTCTGTTGCCGTAATTAAGAATGGAAAATCTATTGCTGAGACAGTTTACAGCGAGCAGTATGCTTGTACGGACTGTGGGATAAACCTCTCTGATATTGAACCGAGACTTTTTTCTTTTAACTTGCCGTTTGGAGCGTGTCCTGAATGCGGCGGACTCGGAAATAAGATAGAGATTGATGAAAATTTGGTAGTACCCGATAAAAACCGTTCCGTAAGACACGGCGCGATTATTGCATGGTCAGAGCCGATAACTACGAAAACCAATAGATGGAAAAACAGTTGGGGTGGGTATTACAGGGAACTTTTAACTGAAGTCGCAAGAAAAAATAAAATATCTTTGATTGTGCCTTGGGAAGAACTTATAAGAGAGCATCAGAAAATTCTGCTTTACGGACAGGACGATTTTGAAGGTGTTATAACAAACATGCAGCGCAGATACAACGAAACAGAATCTGCTTTTGTAAGAGAAGAAATTTATAATAAATATATGACCAGAAAAATTTGTCCGCTGTGCGGCGGACAAAGACTTAAAAGAGAAGCTCTTTCAGTTTTGGTTGGCGGGAAATCAATTTCAGATGTTACAAAAATGTCCGTTGAAAAATCTTTTGACTTTTTCGATAAAATAAGGTTTGGCGGTAAAGATAAAATTATAAGTAAAGCTGTTTTGAAAGAGATACATGAACGACTGCGGTTTTTAAATAATGTGGGTTTGGGATATTTAAGTTTGGAAAGAGAAAGCGGTACGCTTTCAGGCGGAGAAGCGCAGAGAATACATTTAGCGACGCAGATAGGTTCAGGTCTTACTGGAGTTTTATATGTACTTGACGAACCATCTATAGGTCTTCACCAGAAAGATAACTATAAACTTCTGGAAACTCTCATAAAACTTAGAGATTTGGGCAATACTTTGATTGTTGTTGAACATGATGAAGATACAATGAGAAGGGCGGATCGCATAATAGATTTAGGTCCCGGCGCCGGAGTATACGGTGGGCATATAGTGGCTGAGGGAAATGCAAAAGAAATAGTAAAATTTAAAAACTCTCTTACGGGTCAGTATTTAAAAGGGGTTTTGCAGATACCGGTTCCCAAAAAGAGAAAACAACTTTCGGATAAATGTCTTACGGTTGAAGGTGCAAGTCAATTTAATTTAAAAAATATAGATGTGCATATTCCTATCGGACTTTTTATCTGTGTTACCGGAGTGTCGGGAAGCGGTAAATCTACTTTAGTGCACGAAATAGTATATAAAAGTATTGCTCATAAACTTTACGGATCGAAAGAAAAACCCGGAAAATTTAAAAATATGGATGGACTTGAAAATATAGACAAAGTTGTAATTGTCGATCAGTCGCCCATAGGAAGGACGCCCAGATCAAATCCTGTAACTTATACGGGCGCTTTTTCAATAATAAGGGATTTATTTGCATGGGTTCCTGAGGCAAAAGCAAGAGGATATCAGCCGGGGAGGTTTTCTTTTAACGTAAAGGGTGGAAGATGTGAAAACTGTCAGGGTGACGGTACTTTGAAAACTGAGATGCAGTTTTTGCCGGACATTTATGTCAGATGCGATGTTTGCGGCGGAAGAAGATTTAACGAAGAAACTCTACAGATAAAGTATAAAGGCAGGAATATCGACGAAGTTTTAAATATGACGGTTGAAGAAAGTGTAAAGTTTTTTGAAAACATCCCTGTGCTTAAAAGGATTTTGTCGACGATTGAAGATGTTGGTCTCGGATATATAAGAATAGGGCAGCAGGCTACTATGCTTTCAGGCGGGGAAGCGCAGAGAGTAAAACTTGCGGCTGAACTGTCAAAAAAAGCTACCGGGAGGACAATGTATATTCTTGACGAACCTACTACCGGGTTGCATTTTGCCGATGTGAGCAAACTTCTTGAAGTGTTGCAGAGATTTTCTTATGCCGGAAATACCGTTCTTGTTATAGAGCATAATCTTGACGTTATAAAAACTGCCGATTGGCTTATTGATTTGGGTCCCGAGGGCGGTGAAAGAGGCGGTAGGCTTGTAGCTGAAGGCACACCTGAAGATGTAATGAAAAATCCTAAATCTTTTACGGGATATTACTTGAGAAATCATATTAATCGTCATAAATAG
- a CDS encoding DNA alkylation repair protein, protein MKINFKENLLKDLKKYKNEIFANRYAKYFQTHKGGYGEGDFFWGLKVPQQRITARKYWKDINLKDVEKLLQHRIHEVRLTALMILIEKYQKADDAKSVIVKIYLRNSECINNWDLVDLSAPYIPGHYWHDNSLKDFWEYAESGSLWKERIAMISTLYFIRQGRFVETLALSKLFLAHNHDLIHKASGWMLREVGKRDTRTLISFLDKYSNVMPRTMLRYSIEKLSQEKREYYMEKDI, encoded by the coding sequence ATGAAAATAAATTTTAAAGAAAATTTGTTAAAAGATTTGAAAAAATACAAGAATGAAATTTTTGCAAACCGCTACGCGAAATATTTTCAGACGCATAAAGGCGGTTATGGGGAAGGCGATTTTTTTTGGGGACTTAAAGTTCCTCAGCAGCGGATTACAGCTCGTAAATATTGGAAAGATATAAATTTAAAAGACGTTGAAAAATTATTACAGCATAGAATCCACGAAGTAAGACTTACCGCGTTAATGATTTTAATTGAAAAATATCAAAAAGCGGATGATGCTAAATCAGTTATAGTAAAAATATATTTGAGAAATTCTGAATGCATTAACAACTGGGATTTGGTTGACTTATCTGCGCCATATATCCCGGGACATTATTGGCATGACAATTCTTTAAAAGATTTTTGGGAATACGCGGAGTCGGGGAGTCTTTGGAAAGAAAGAATTGCGATGATTTCAACATTATATTTTATAAGACAAGGAAGATTTGTGGAAACTTTGGCATTGTCAAAGTTGTTTTTAGCGCATAATCACGATTTGATACATAAAGCATCGGGCTGGATGCTTAGAGAAGTTGGAAAAAGGGACACAAGGACGCTTATTTCATTTTTAGATAAATATTCTAACGTGATGCCGAGAACTATGTTGAGGTATTCGATTGAAAAACTCTCTCAGGAAAAAAGAGAATATTATATGGAAAAAGACATATAG
- a CDS encoding HD domain-containing protein, with translation MITKDLILRIFSAANILRWNDHIRPFDFFELDKQAHKMIIAYIVAKFEEEDDKPVDWVKLIECGIFEFFQRIMLTDLKPEVFREIMSKKEKELNRWVIENLNNDLSVLKGEFGKRCSEYLLESDYALHEKRILSASHCLSTKWEFNIIYPWNSMIYGIEKTKNEIEKSIAAFDDLSGIKKLVINKKYYGFLDLCGQLRFQQRWAQAFRIPKTTVLGHMLTVAIFAYLLSMEINASDRRKYNNFYSSLFHDLPEILTKDIIKPVKSSIVGLENIIKHYEKKQVVEKILPLIPPEWHFEMQYFIEDEFLDKIIENGKVKEVDNAADFNDNKYNAVDGTLTEMCDKLCAYIEASMALEYGIKSSTLIKSKQALYDKYSNVRKNNLDFRRLFDHF, from the coding sequence ATGATAACAAAAGACTTGATTTTAAGAATTTTTTCAGCTGCAAATATTTTAAGATGGAACGACCACATACGCCCGTTTGATTTTTTTGAACTTGATAAGCAAGCCCACAAGATGATAATCGCTTATATCGTTGCGAAATTTGAAGAAGAAGATGACAAACCGGTTGACTGGGTGAAACTTATTGAATGCGGGATTTTTGAATTTTTTCAGAGAATAATGCTCACGGATTTAAAGCCGGAAGTTTTCCGCGAGATAATGTCAAAAAAAGAAAAAGAGTTAAACAGATGGGTGATAGAAAACTTAAATAATGATTTATCAGTTTTAAAAGGAGAGTTTGGCAAAAGATGTTCAGAGTATCTTTTAGAATCGGATTATGCACTACATGAAAAGAGAATTTTAAGCGCGTCGCATTGCCTGTCGACAAAATGGGAGTTCAATATAATTTATCCGTGGAATTCAATGATTTACGGTATAGAAAAAACAAAGAATGAAATAGAAAAAAGTATTGCAGCTTTTGATGATTTATCAGGTATAAAAAAGTTGGTAATAAATAAAAAATATTATGGGTTTTTGGATTTGTGCGGGCAGTTGCGGTTTCAGCAGAGATGGGCGCAGGCTTTTAGAATACCGAAGACAACCGTATTGGGACATATGCTTACGGTTGCAATTTTTGCATATTTGTTGTCAATGGAAATAAACGCTTCAGACAGGAGAAAATATAATAACTTTTATTCTTCTTTATTTCACGATCTTCCTGAAATTCTAACAAAAGATATTATTAAGCCGGTAAAATCTTCAATAGTAGGTCTTGAGAATATAATAAAGCACTACGAAAAGAAACAGGTTGTAGAGAAAATACTTCCTTTAATTCCACCTGAGTGGCATTTTGAAATGCAGTATTTTATAGAAGATGAATTTTTGGATAAAATTATTGAAAACGGAAAAGTAAAAGAAGTTGATAATGCAGCGGATTTCAATGATAATAAATATAATGCTGTTGACGGAACTTTGACTGAAATGTGTGACAAACTGTGTGCTTATATTGAGGCTTCAATGGCATTGGAATACGGTATAAAATCCTCCACTTTAATCAAATCAAAACAAGCCCTTTATGATAAATATTCAAATGTCAGAAAGAACAACTTAGATTTTAGACGACTGTTTGATCATTTTTAA
- a CDS encoding ABC transporter ATP-binding protein yields MDSFIELKKISVLRGDRKILDDINFDISSGENVAVIGPNGSGKSTFIKLITGKIYPSYTGNGTVCKLFGHSRWNIHNLRSMLGIVTNELQHDFYNEITGFEAVLSGFFSSVGISNNHIVTKDMTKKADDMIDFLEVSSLRNKKLETMSSGEARRFLIARALVNNPKVLVLDEPSNSLDISSSLKLHNTMRKISYSGTKIILVTHLVSDIIPEMNRFVFFKGGKIFADGKRSEVFTCDKLSSLFDMKVKLAENNGLCCITIV; encoded by the coding sequence GTGGATAGTTTTATTGAATTAAAAAAAATTTCTGTACTTCGTGGTGACAGAAAAATTTTAGACGATATTAATTTTGATATAAGTTCCGGCGAAAATGTTGCTGTGATAGGTCCTAACGGATCAGGAAAATCTACTTTTATCAAACTTATAACCGGCAAAATTTATCCGTCTTATACCGGAAACGGCACGGTTTGCAAGTTGTTTGGACACAGTCGGTGGAATATACATAATCTGCGCAGTATGCTTGGAATAGTAACAAACGAACTTCAACATGATTTTTATAACGAGATAACGGGTTTTGAAGCTGTTTTGTCGGGATTTTTCTCAAGTGTTGGCATATCAAACAATCATATAGTTACAAAAGATATGACTAAAAAGGCCGACGACATGATTGACTTTTTGGAAGTATCTTCTCTAAGAAATAAAAAACTTGAAACTATGTCGTCTGGAGAAGCAAGAAGATTTTTAATAGCAAGAGCGCTTGTAAACAATCCTAAAGTTTTAGTTTTGGACGAACCGTCAAACAGTTTAGATATTTCATCATCTTTGAAACTTCACAATACAATGAGAAAAATTTCGTATTCTGGAACAAAAATAATACTTGTAACACACTTAGTGTCGGACATTATTCCTGAAATGAACAGATTTGTCTTTTTTAAAGGCGGAAAGATTTTTGCCGACGGAAAACGCAGTGAAGTTTTTACTTGTGATAAACTCTCTTCTCTTTTTGATATGAAAGTGAAACTTGCTGAAAATAACGGCTTATGCTGTATTACGATAGTGTAG